In one Mucilaginibacter ginsenosidivorax genomic region, the following are encoded:
- a CDS encoding cupin domain-containing protein gives MENSKPSPITIDPNGGEILSIVGDNYRVLVSGKQTNGAFATIDMLVPPQSGPGPHSHAGFYESFYIVDGEVEVHSEAGTYTAMKGSFVVIPEGGVVHYFKNVSDKLAHLLCTVVPAGLEEFFEEIGEPVAAGEFLPPPPMTPDAVKKLQAIAEKHGQVVYPPDFLDK, from the coding sequence ATGGAAAATTCAAAACCATCGCCGATAACCATTGATCCCAATGGCGGAGAGATCTTATCTATCGTAGGCGATAACTATCGCGTATTGGTCTCGGGCAAGCAAACCAATGGGGCTTTTGCTACAATCGACATGCTGGTACCTCCACAGAGTGGCCCAGGTCCTCATTCGCATGCTGGTTTTTATGAATCTTTTTATATCGTCGATGGCGAGGTGGAGGTTCATTCTGAAGCCGGCACTTACACCGCTATGAAAGGTTCCTTCGTGGTCATCCCCGAAGGCGGTGTAGTGCATTACTTTAAAAATGTAAGCGACAAATTAGCGCATTTACTTTGTACTGTGGTACCTGCCGGGTTGGAAGAGTTTTTTGAAGAGATTGGTGAACCTGTAGCTGCCGGTGAATTCCTTCCTCCGCCGCCAATGACGCCGGATGCAGTTAAAAAACTACAGGCCATTGCGGAAAAACATGGGCAGGTTGTTTATCCGCCCGACTTTCTGGATAAGTAA
- a CDS encoding helix-turn-helix domain-containing protein: MVKTEALKAVEFEFQVIKNFHFLTAFAEHFSTTVEGDKVKLPAWLGDGYIQHISLDGMALFIHNYQLNQDLVLRRKAIVSTESITLKFDRSKFLSKYSQQQHNPFFMELTAFEVEVGTCNFNTELRIPAGRPINLLVIGTSRSNLNRLLRSESRASVTDLVKTQPSFVIHDVILPEMDHIIRQIIRINDATELPMLLYQTKVQELIYHLFRNLVKRPVIAPVNIKREDAEKIYLVRLAILKNLSSCPLLSELADLSGLGLTKLQKLFMQIFGQSVHNYYQTMRMIQAASLLSSLSVSETAYKLGFTNLSHFSRLFERHHQLKPKQFKSALKS, translated from the coding sequence ATGGTAAAAACCGAAGCTTTGAAGGCTGTTGAATTTGAATTTCAAGTCATCAAAAACTTTCATTTTCTGACCGCGTTCGCTGAACACTTCAGCACGACCGTCGAGGGCGATAAAGTAAAGCTGCCAGCGTGGTTGGGGGACGGTTATATTCAGCACATCAGCCTGGATGGCATGGCCCTGTTTATCCATAATTATCAATTGAACCAGGACCTTGTGCTCCGGCGGAAGGCGATCGTCAGCACCGAAAGCATTACGTTAAAATTTGACCGGTCTAAATTCCTGTCCAAATACAGTCAGCAACAACATAATCCCTTCTTTATGGAGTTAACCGCGTTTGAAGTAGAGGTCGGAACGTGTAACTTCAATACGGAACTAAGGATACCTGCAGGCCGGCCCATCAACTTGTTGGTCATCGGCACTTCGCGCAGCAATTTGAACAGGTTGCTCCGGTCCGAAAGCCGCGCTTCCGTTACGGACCTGGTCAAAACCCAGCCGTCCTTTGTTATTCATGACGTTATTCTTCCCGAAATGGATCATATCATCAGGCAAATCATCCGGATCAATGACGCTACGGAACTGCCCATGTTGCTTTACCAGACCAAAGTGCAGGAGCTGATCTATCATCTTTTCAGAAACCTGGTAAAACGCCCGGTCATCGCACCGGTCAACATTAAACGGGAAGACGCTGAGAAGATCTACCTTGTCCGTTTAGCGATACTGAAGAATTTGAGCAGTTGTCCGCTGCTATCGGAACTTGCTGATCTGTCCGGATTAGGTTTAACAAAATTACAAAAGCTCTTCATGCAGATCTTTGGACAAAGCGTTCATAACTACTATCAGACCATGAGAATGATCCAGGCCGCCAGCCTGCTGAGCAGCCTGTCCGTATCTGAAACCGCCTATAAACTGGGTTTTACCAATCTTAGCCATTTTTCCCGGTTATTTGAACGGCATCACCAGCTAAAGCCTAAACAATTTAAAAGCGCATTAAAGTCGTAA
- a CDS encoding helix-turn-helix domain-containing protein: protein MLIEFITHPQFNFLTAFAAVLNVPVVNNELQIPSSLGEGFVRRIDLNDDFRLLIHRYRLKQELVLKRIGSTEPASFISVMFYNNDEPVSMVADDEEQRSFSRYNDMAIQIASNNLDSVVTFQANSEIYYTVLGISISRLKTLLELRQPGKLINAIVNPKESFLFYESMGTETQMPLKELSEPQAANGLAAFYYRLKAETLLYAVFTKLQNRQSTGHSPVNKADAEKLAMIRKAILGDLSQPPSLPDLAELGGLSETKMKDLFRQVFGDSIYNYYQTARMEEAAYLLRYKRYSVSEAGYALGFSNLSHFTRLFERHHQQKPKKYASGG, encoded by the coding sequence ATGTTAATCGAGTTCATTACCCATCCGCAGTTTAATTTTTTGACGGCCTTTGCAGCGGTTTTGAATGTACCTGTGGTTAATAATGAACTACAGATCCCTTCCTCACTCGGCGAGGGGTTTGTACGCCGGATCGATCTGAATGATGACTTCCGCTTGTTGATACACCGGTATAGACTGAAACAGGAACTTGTCTTAAAACGGATAGGTTCTACAGAACCGGCAAGCTTCATAAGTGTCATGTTCTATAACAATGACGAGCCGGTTAGCATGGTAGCGGATGATGAGGAACAACGGAGTTTCAGTCGCTATAACGATATGGCCATCCAAATTGCATCCAATAACCTGGATTCAGTAGTTACTTTTCAAGCTAATTCCGAGATCTATTACACCGTACTCGGGATCAGTATTTCCCGCCTGAAAACGTTACTGGAACTTAGGCAGCCTGGCAAATTGATCAATGCCATTGTAAACCCCAAAGAATCCTTTCTTTTTTACGAAAGCATGGGAACGGAAACACAAATGCCCCTCAAAGAACTTTCGGAGCCACAGGCAGCGAATGGACTTGCAGCCTTCTATTACCGGCTTAAGGCGGAAACGCTGCTCTACGCTGTCTTTACTAAACTACAAAACCGTCAGTCCACGGGACATAGCCCCGTTAACAAAGCGGATGCAGAAAAACTGGCCATGATCCGCAAAGCCATACTCGGCGATCTTAGTCAACCGCCCAGCCTCCCCGACCTGGCTGAATTAGGGGGTCTGAGCGAAACCAAAATGAAAGATCTGTTCCGGCAGGTATTCGGCGACAGCATTTATAATTATTATCAAACGGCCCGGATGGAAGAAGCGGCCTACCTGCTGCGGTATAAGCGCTATTCCGTAAGCGAGGCTGGTTACGCTTTGGGCTTTAGCAATTTAAGTCATTTTACCCGTTTATTCGAGCGGCACCATCAGCAAAAGCCCAAAAAATACGCATCAGGCGGATAG
- a CDS encoding alkene reductase, translating to MKKLLMPYNSPSLNLKNHLVMAPMTRSRAIGNIPNALMAEYYSQRKGAGLMITEGTAPAPEALGYARIPGIFSPEQMEGWKLTTTAVHQNDSKIFLQLMHTGRIGHQANLPEGAKVVGASAIAAAGQMYTDTMGMQDYPVPVALSTDGVQQVISGYVTAAKNAMAAGFDGVELHAANCYLIEQFLNPNVNDRTDVYGGSIENRSRFAIEVAQKVADAIGKEKVGVRLSPNSTLGDLQAYDADATEETYIHLSREFNRIGLAYIHISINPQVLAQTLAAIRTEFEGTIIYCNTFTAEKAEAELDKGDADLIAFGRPFLANPDLEQRIINGAELNAPDFSTLYTPGAKGYTDYPVLFN from the coding sequence ATGAAAAAGTTACTCATGCCCTACAATAGCCCATCCCTGAATTTGAAGAATCATTTGGTGATGGCCCCTATGACCCGCAGCCGCGCTATCGGCAATATACCCAACGCGCTGATGGCGGAATATTACAGCCAGCGTAAGGGCGCAGGTTTGATGATTACCGAAGGCACTGCACCTGCACCGGAAGCTTTAGGTTACGCCCGTATTCCGGGCATCTTTTCACCGGAACAAATGGAAGGCTGGAAATTAACCACAACCGCCGTACACCAAAACGATAGCAAGATATTTTTGCAGTTAATGCATACCGGCCGCATCGGCCACCAGGCAAACCTGCCTGAAGGCGCAAAGGTGGTAGGTGCTTCCGCGATAGCCGCGGCAGGGCAAATGTATACCGATACGATGGGTATGCAGGATTACCCGGTTCCGGTAGCCTTATCTACGGATGGTGTACAGCAGGTGATCAGCGGCTATGTAACAGCCGCGAAGAACGCCATGGCTGCTGGGTTTGATGGTGTGGAATTACACGCGGCAAACTGCTATCTTATTGAGCAGTTCCTGAATCCCAATGTAAACGACCGTACGGATGTGTATGGCGGCAGTATCGAAAACAGAAGCAGGTTTGCAATAGAAGTGGCGCAAAAAGTAGCGGACGCCATCGGCAAAGAAAAAGTTGGGGTACGGCTATCACCTAACTCAACGCTTGGTGACCTGCAGGCTTATGATGCCGATGCTACTGAAGAAACCTACATTCATTTAAGCAGGGAATTTAACCGAATCGGGCTCGCTTATATTCACATCAGTATTAATCCGCAGGTACTCGCACAAACCTTGGCGGCAATCCGGACCGAATTTGAAGGGACGATCATTTATTGTAACACCTTTACTGCCGAAAAAGCGGAAGCTGAATTAGATAAAGGGGATGCGGACCTTATTGCTTTCGGCAGGCCATTTTTAGCCAATCCGGATTTGGAACAACGCATCATTAACGGAGCGGAACTAAACGCGCCTGATTTCAGCACCTTATATACGCCCGGAGCTAAAGGTTATACCGATTACCCGGTTTTATTCAATTAA
- a CDS encoding winged helix-turn-helix transcriptional regulator: protein MRDERFCASNCPFTRAIGTIGNKWKPIIINVIGTRTVRFGQMDSIIPIISRKVLAEQLKELEEDGLLERMAYKELPPRVEYKLSEKGLAFLPILDSIKEWNCKYEVTPLTEAPGQKSRITYAADLIDRKTFVPKKIAKVATDAVIKD from the coding sequence ATGAGAGACGAGCGATTTTGCGCATCGAATTGCCCCTTTACGCGGGCCATCGGAACCATTGGTAATAAATGGAAACCGATCATCATCAATGTGATCGGCACCCGTACCGTTCGTTTTGGACAGATGGACTCCATTATACCGATTATCTCCAGAAAGGTGCTGGCCGAACAACTCAAAGAGTTGGAAGAAGACGGGCTGCTGGAAAGAATGGCCTATAAGGAACTCCCGCCAAGGGTAGAGTATAAATTGTCTGAAAAAGGGCTGGCATTTTTGCCTATTTTAGATAGTATAAAAGAATGGAACTGCAAATATGAGGTAACGCCGCTGACCGAAGCGCCTGGTCAAAAAAGTCGGATAACCTATGCGGCAGACTTGATCGATCGAAAAACTTTCGTGCCGAAAAAAATAGCAAAAGTGGCGACCGATGCCGTGATCAAAGACTAA
- a CDS encoding glucose 1-dehydrogenase has protein sequence MSRLTNKVSVITGGNSGIGLGIALEFRNEGAKGVIVGRNQETLDRAMAQLGENFIAINADVTQVADLQRVFAATAEKFGKIDVVVANAGAGAVGTVATFDEAAFDQAIDLNLKSVYFTVQKALPHMNDGGSIILIGSNAAHRAYANFTLYGAAKAAVIYLAKGFSSDLLDRKIRANVITPGTTDTPAFDKFVPAEQMEAVKKHFADQMPIGRIGQPSDIGKTAVFLASDDSSFMLGAEILVDGGMTYLSK, from the coding sequence ATGAGCAGATTAACAAATAAAGTATCCGTGATCACGGGCGGTAACAGCGGTATCGGATTGGGCATTGCATTGGAATTCAGGAACGAAGGTGCAAAGGGAGTTATCGTCGGCCGGAACCAGGAAACACTGGATCGCGCCATGGCGCAGCTTGGCGAAAATTTCATCGCTATCAACGCTGATGTAACCCAAGTTGCCGATTTGCAAAGGGTGTTTGCCGCTACTGCTGAAAAATTCGGGAAGATCGATGTCGTTGTTGCCAATGCGGGTGCCGGGGCGGTAGGAACCGTGGCAACCTTTGACGAGGCTGCGTTTGACCAGGCCATTGACCTGAACCTGAAAAGTGTTTACTTCACGGTACAAAAAGCACTGCCCCATATGAATGATGGTGGTTCGATCATTCTGATCGGGTCAAATGCTGCACACCGGGCCTATGCGAATTTCACGCTTTATGGCGCTGCGAAAGCGGCCGTCATCTATTTAGCTAAAGGATTCTCCAGCGACCTGTTAGACCGGAAGATCAGGGCAAATGTCATCACACCAGGTACAACGGACACCCCAGCATTTGACAAGTTTGTTCCCGCAGAACAAATGGAAGCTGTCAAGAAACACTTTGCAGATCAAATGCCCATAGGCAGGATCGGGCAACCATCCGACATTGGTAAAACAGCTGTCTTCCTGGCGTCTGATGATTCTTCGTTCATGCTGGGCGCCGAAATCCTGGTGGATGGCGGTATGACCTATTTATCAAAATAA
- a CDS encoding NADPH-dependent F420 reductase: protein MSNSENKAKTFAIIGFGKIGQALAKAFARKGIKVVVATTRDPESFAPDAAAIGPEIIPITLTDAVKADIIFLAVRFESHPDVAKALPTWEGKIIVDVTNAYGVPPEQMNGLPSAKFVAQAFTNAKLVKGFNHLGAAILEQDPAVLGGRRVVFLSSDDEGAAAEIAALAEDLGFAPVKLGGLSEGELLVQAHGKNWGHLIFQDLVKFKS, encoded by the coding sequence ATGAGCAATTCAGAAAATAAAGCAAAAACCTTCGCCATTATCGGCTTCGGTAAGATCGGCCAGGCCCTGGCCAAAGCGTTTGCCCGCAAGGGCATCAAAGTAGTAGTGGCCACCACGCGCGACCCGGAAAGCTTTGCACCCGATGCGGCCGCGATCGGGCCGGAGATCATTCCCATCACACTAACGGACGCAGTCAAAGCGGACATTATCTTTTTGGCTGTGCGTTTTGAATCGCACCCGGATGTCGCCAAAGCGCTGCCCACCTGGGAGGGTAAAATTATCGTCGATGTGACCAACGCCTACGGCGTGCCGCCTGAGCAAATGAACGGACTGCCTTCGGCCAAATTCGTGGCACAGGCGTTCACCAATGCAAAACTGGTAAAGGGCTTCAACCATTTGGGTGCAGCCATTCTGGAGCAGGATCCTGCCGTACTCGGTGGCCGGAGGGTCGTGTTCCTTTCGAGTGACGACGAGGGCGCCGCAGCGGAGATCGCTGCGCTGGCCGAAGACCTCGGTTTCGCACCGGTTAAATTGGGCGGCCTTTCGGAAGGCGAGCTGCTGGTACAGGCACATGGAAAGAACTGGGGTCACCTCATCTTTCAGGACCTGGTCAAATTCAAATCTTAA
- a CDS encoding SDR family NAD(P)-dependent oxidoreductase encodes MSRLKNKVAVVTGASKGIGAAISKHFAAAGAKVVVNYASSKESADKVVKEITDNGGTAIAVQADVSNEADVTRLFEETAKAFGGLDILVNNAVAQGYAPIEGISVAAFHQSFNVNVLGPILTIQAALKLFDNKGGNVINISSGASKMPLPGASLYSATKAALDAFTIALSKELGTQNVCINSILPGATETEGATAAGVTAGSDYEKMFIEKTPLGRRGQPEDIAKAAVFLASDDAAWITGEQISVSGGMYGF; translated from the coding sequence ATGAGCAGATTAAAAAACAAAGTAGCGGTCGTTACCGGTGCTTCAAAAGGAATAGGTGCAGCTATCTCGAAACATTTCGCAGCTGCAGGCGCAAAAGTGGTGGTAAATTATGCCTCCAGTAAAGAAAGCGCCGATAAAGTGGTGAAGGAAATTACAGACAATGGCGGCACTGCCATCGCCGTACAGGCCGATGTATCGAATGAAGCCGATGTAACCAGGCTTTTTGAAGAAACAGCGAAAGCATTCGGCGGATTGGATATATTGGTTAACAACGCGGTTGCCCAGGGATACGCACCTATCGAAGGTATATCAGTAGCTGCTTTTCATCAGAGCTTCAACGTCAATGTCTTAGGGCCGATCTTGACGATCCAGGCGGCCTTGAAATTATTTGACAACAAAGGCGGCAACGTCATCAATATCAGTTCCGGCGCCAGCAAAATGCCGCTGCCGGGAGCCTCCTTATACTCTGCAACGAAAGCGGCATTAGATGCCTTCACCATCGCCTTGTCGAAAGAACTGGGTACTCAAAACGTTTGTATCAATTCCATTTTACCGGGCGCAACGGAAACCGAAGGCGCCACCGCCGCGGGGGTAACAGCCGGCAGCGATTATGAAAAAATGTTTATTGAGAAAACGCCGCTTGGCCGCCGGGGCCAGCCGGAAGATATTGCCAAAGCGGCGGTGTTCCTTGCTTCCGATGATGCCGCCTGGATAACCGGCGAGCAGATCTCCGTTTCGGGCGGTATGTATGGTTTTTAA
- a CDS encoding putative quinol monooxygenase: MEKLALLARLEAKPGKEQQVADLLKSALPLAEAEPGTIRWYALQLGPSTFGIFDTFADEAGRDAHLGGEIPKALAAVANDLLAVPPVIEKVDLLAIK, translated from the coding sequence ATGGAAAAATTAGCATTACTGGCCCGCCTGGAGGCCAAACCCGGTAAAGAACAGCAAGTTGCCGACTTGCTTAAAAGCGCTTTGCCCTTAGCGGAAGCCGAGCCAGGCACCATCCGCTGGTATGCATTGCAACTCGGTCCCTCCACTTTTGGCATATTCGACACATTTGCCGATGAAGCCGGCCGGGACGCACATTTAGGCGGCGAGATACCTAAAGCCTTAGCAGCTGTCGCGAATGATTTACTGGCCGTGCCACCGGTGATCGAAAAAGTAGATTTGCTGGCCATTAAATGA
- a CDS encoding FMN-dependent NADH-azoreductase, giving the protein MKKILHIIASPKGENSFSIRLGNAIIDKLRAADPGSTVQVHDLTKHPFPHLEEATLAAFYTPAAEQTAATRAALQHSDDAIAELMAADVIVIGTPLWNFGIPSVLKAWIDHIARAGITFNYSETGAEGLVKGKTVYVAMASGGVYSSGPYQVYDYVPTYLKGVLGFMGMTDLHVFRAEGLAYPGQAEAALQRGINAIAL; this is encoded by the coding sequence ATGAAAAAGATATTGCATATCATTGCCAGCCCCAAGGGCGAGAACTCTTTCAGCATCAGGCTGGGGAACGCGATCATTGACAAATTAAGAGCAGCCGACCCGGGCAGCACCGTTCAGGTACACGACCTGACCAAACACCCTTTTCCGCATCTGGAAGAAGCGACCCTGGCCGCATTTTACACGCCCGCTGCCGAACAAACTGCGGCGACCAGGGCAGCGCTGCAGCATTCTGATGATGCTATTGCAGAGCTGATGGCAGCGGACGTGATCGTAATTGGTACACCCTTGTGGAATTTTGGTATCCCGTCGGTACTGAAAGCCTGGATCGATCACATTGCCCGGGCAGGGATCACCTTTAATTATAGTGAGACCGGCGCCGAAGGCTTGGTAAAAGGTAAGACCGTGTATGTGGCGATGGCTTCGGGCGGGGTCTATTCCAGTGGCCCCTATCAGGTTTACGACTACGTACCGACCTATCTGAAAGGCGTATTGGGTTTTATGGGCATGACCGATCTCCATGTTTTCCGGGCAGAGGGACTGGCTTATCCCGGACAGGCTGAGGCAGCGCTGCAGCGCGGTATCAACGCTATTGCACTGTAG
- a CDS encoding winged helix-turn-helix transcriptional regulator yields MKTDLTNGLGAEHPCAQNACSEGVTGIRDALYVLNGKWKLPLIFALTEGPKRFKEIQRTLGDITAKVLTKELKELELNEFVVRHVLPTTPVTVTYELMPYSQSLKKVLHELKEWGIQHRQRIVASRKASI; encoded by the coding sequence ATGAAAACAGATCTGACCAATGGCCTCGGAGCGGAGCATCCCTGTGCGCAGAATGCCTGCAGCGAAGGGGTCACCGGCATCCGGGATGCTTTATATGTATTGAACGGCAAGTGGAAGCTACCGCTGATCTTTGCGCTCACGGAGGGGCCCAAGCGTTTTAAAGAAATTCAGCGCACTTTAGGCGACATTACCGCCAAGGTACTGACCAAGGAATTAAAGGAACTGGAGTTGAACGAATTCGTGGTGCGCCACGTACTGCCGACCACGCCGGTCACCGTCACGTATGAACTGATGCCTTACAGTCAAAGCCTGAAAAAGGTGCTGCATGAACTGAAGGAATGGGGTATCCAGCACCGGCAGCGTATCGTGGCCAGTCGGAAAGCTTCTATATAA
- a CDS encoding helix-turn-helix domain-containing protein — protein sequence MVKEKLSTTNLSVSESAYELGFELQSFSKLFKTKTSFSPLEFRHSFN from the coding sequence CTGGTCAAGGAAAAGCTCTCGACAACGAACCTGTCGGTTAGCGAGAGCGCCTATGAGCTGGGCTTTGAGCTGCAATCCTTCAGCAAATTATTTAAGACCAAGACCAGCTTTTCGCCGCTGGAGTTCCGGCATTCGTTCAATTAG
- a CDS encoding RteC domain-containing protein, whose protein sequence is MKENINDIVAELSATFINQVEELTENVTNQRQILEELMILSRNSIVQLNALKDDYHFESDRERIEFYKNTCPSLYAVFIFHEEKLMIEINKPVDLPESVNAYYRREMDAIEHYFSRYRFEYEYYRNGFTTLDSGFFLNRSIGPSTIEGNGYYAKHIPMEYHFAKFMAFERLQKHLIRQMLAPGEVADINKDGQEGGERLKWTGDVVNLVELIYGIYYTGQINNGTATLAGIVRWFELNLEVKIGRPHRHFIDITRRKRLSITKFMDQMRSAILQKIDDSYK, encoded by the coding sequence ATGAAAGAAAATATTAATGACATCGTTGCAGAGTTGTCTGCCACTTTTATTAATCAGGTAGAGGAACTGACGGAAAATGTTACAAATCAACGGCAAATCCTGGAGGAATTAATGATTCTTTCCCGCAATTCAATTGTCCAGTTGAACGCTTTAAAAGATGATTACCACTTTGAATCTGATAGGGAAAGGATCGAATTCTATAAAAATACTTGCCCTTCATTATATGCTGTATTCATTTTTCACGAAGAGAAGCTAATGATAGAGATAAATAAACCGGTTGATTTACCCGAATCGGTAAACGCTTATTACCGGAGAGAGATGGATGCGATTGAGCATTATTTCTCCCGTTACCGTTTTGAATATGAATATTATAGGAACGGATTTACAACACTTGATAGCGGGTTCTTTCTGAACAGGAGTATCGGGCCATCAACTATTGAGGGTAACGGCTATTATGCAAAACACATTCCGATGGAATATCATTTTGCGAAGTTCATGGCATTCGAACGCCTTCAAAAACATTTGATCCGTCAAATGTTAGCCCCCGGTGAGGTAGCGGATATTAATAAGGACGGGCAGGAGGGAGGCGAACGTTTGAAATGGACAGGCGATGTGGTTAACCTGGTTGAATTAATCTATGGAATATATTATACCGGTCAGATAAATAATGGAACGGCCACGCTTGCAGGAATCGTACGATGGTTTGAGCTCAACCTGGAAGTAAAGATCGGCAGGCCCCACCGGCATTTTATCGATATCACCAGACGAAAACGATTGTCAATTACAAAGTTTATGGATCAAATGCGATCCGCAATCCTCCAAAAAATCGATGATTCCTACAAATAA
- a CDS encoding Crp/Fnr family transcriptional regulator: protein MENINYFEEGEQLFRILSSISPLSAPLQKRMGEYITLKTFPKKHLLLKEGEIAKQIFFICKGSARAFYHDKDGKEHTTWFMTENDLMISVYSFYRQAPALENIELLEDSVLLCMRYEKLQDIYQEFPEYNLHGRLFTERYYIQSEERAIILRTKKPAERYQLLLGSFPGILQKASLGQIASFLGIALETLSRIRSGRKI from the coding sequence ATGGAAAACATCAATTATTTTGAGGAAGGGGAACAACTGTTCCGGATACTGTCGTCAATATCGCCGCTTTCTGCACCTTTGCAAAAGCGTATGGGTGAATACATTACCCTAAAGACTTTCCCGAAGAAGCATTTATTGCTAAAGGAAGGTGAGATAGCGAAGCAAATCTTTTTCATTTGCAAGGGTTCTGCCCGGGCCTTCTACCATGATAAAGATGGGAAGGAACACACCACCTGGTTTATGACAGAAAATGACCTTATGATTTCGGTATATAGTTTTTATCGCCAGGCCCCGGCGCTGGAAAATATTGAATTGCTTGAAGACAGCGTGCTTTTGTGTATGCGATATGAAAAACTACAGGACATCTACCAGGAATTCCCGGAATACAACCTTCACGGACGGCTGTTTACGGAAAGATATTATATACAATCAGAAGAACGAGCAATTATACTCCGGACCAAAAAGCCCGCCGAGCGTTATCAACTTTTACTGGGTTCCTTTCCAGGAATACTGCAAAAAGCTTCACTTGGGCAAATTGCTTCCTTTTTAGGTATAGCTCTTGAAACTTTAAGCAGGATCAGGTCAGGAAGAAAGATATGA
- a CDS encoding helix-turn-helix domain-containing protein, which produces MEKHYKNQVLIDKLRGRIFKIRKDKKITQEDLVKLTGFDIRQIGRIERGETNPTISSIEAIATALGVEMIDLFNFKLEEGEKFTLKT; this is translated from the coding sequence TTGGAAAAGCATTACAAAAATCAAGTTTTGATTGATAAACTTCGAGGGAGAATCTTTAAAATTCGTAAGGATAAAAAGATTACGCAGGAAGATTTAGTGAAACTTACTGGTTTTGATATTAGACAAATTGGTAGAATAGAAAGAGGGGAAACAAATCCTACTATTAGTTCAATTGAGGCAATTGCGACAGCCTTAGGCGTTGAAATGATAGATTTATTTAACTTTAAATTAGAGGAAGGCGAAAAATTTACCCTTAAAACCTAA
- a CDS encoding TlpA family protein disulfide reductase → MKRFLGFLAMLCFFLATHAQENTGKRNTILKPLKVGDQVPDLLLASILNNDDHVVHIHDFKGQLLIIDFWATSCGGCIEALRRMDSLARLFNGRLQILPVTAEKSARIKIFQTKNGYLKGWKFRTVTDDTALHALFPHRLLPHEVWIDGGGKVLGFTEATDVNAITIKQVLAGGGLGPKSKKDVLDYNRHKPLLVAGNGGSDTLYRYRSVITGMLPGLPSAMGFSYDSVKHLTVVRATNVSIKRLYALAYKGLTNLAEDQMDLGNRTGLYCYELDLPGTSPGLVRKSIREDLDRFFGVRSEFSGKAFRLLPPSDGNEEGPLTL, encoded by the coding sequence ATGAAGCGATTTTTAGGCTTCCTGGCCATGCTTTGCTTTTTTTTAGCGACTCATGCGCAGGAAAATACAGGTAAGCGAAATACCATTTTGAAGCCACTCAAAGTTGGAGACCAGGTTCCCGACCTGTTACTGGCAAGTATACTCAATAATGATGACCATGTAGTCCACATCCATGATTTTAAGGGCCAGCTCCTGATCATTGATTTTTGGGCAACTTCCTGCGGGGGATGTATCGAGGCCTTGCGCCGGATGGACTCGCTGGCCAGGCTATTTAACGGACGCCTGCAAATACTACCGGTAACCGCGGAAAAATCGGCGCGGATTAAAATCTTCCAAACGAAGAACGGCTATCTGAAGGGCTGGAAATTCCGGACCGTAACCGACGATACCGCCCTGCATGCCCTGTTCCCGCACCGGCTACTACCGCATGAAGTCTGGATTGACGGCGGCGGTAAGGTGCTTGGATTTACCGAGGCCACGGATGTTAATGCCATTACCATTAAACAGGTGCTTGCAGGCGGAGGGCTCGGTCCAAAAAGTAAAAAGGATGTGCTCGATTACAACAGGCACAAACCATTGCTGGTTGCTGGGAACGGCGGCAGCGACACGCTGTACCGTTACCGCTCGGTGATCACGGGTATGCTGCCTGGCCTACCATCGGCGATGGGCTTTAGTTATGATTCCGTCAAGCATCTCACCGTCGTGCGGGCAACAAACGTATCCATTAAACGGCTTTACGCGCTTGCCTATAAGGGGTTGACTAACCTGGCGGAGGATCAGATGGACCTTGGCAACAGGACAGGCCTGTATTGCTATGAACTTGACCTGCCCGGCACATCGCCGGGGCTTGTACGCAAGAGTATCCGTGAGGACCTGGACCGTTTTTTCGGCGTGCGGTCGGAGTTTAGCGGAAAGGCCTTCCGCCTTCTTCCCCCAAGCGATGGGAATGAGGAAGGGCCATTGACATTATAA